A stretch of the Vagococcus xieshaowenii genome encodes the following:
- the ftsE gene encoding cell division ATP-binding protein FtsE, producing MIEMKEVTKKYSNGTTAVRNLSIKIDQGEFVYVVGPSGAGKSTFIKLMYREEKATKGQLNVVGYDLMKIKNRNVPLLRREIGIVFQDYKLLHQKTVYENVAYAMQVIGKKPREIKRRVMEVLDLVGLRHKVRVFPNELSGGEQQRVAIARAIVNTPKLLIADEPTGNLDPENSWEIMNLLEKINIQGTTVVMATHNSNIVNTITHRVIAIENGRIIRDQLEGEYGYDD from the coding sequence ATGATTGAGATGAAAGAAGTGACCAAAAAGTATTCAAACGGGACCACCGCTGTTCGTAACCTGTCAATTAAAATTGATCAAGGGGAGTTTGTTTATGTTGTAGGTCCAAGTGGGGCTGGTAAATCCACATTTATTAAGTTAATGTATCGTGAAGAAAAAGCAACCAAAGGACAATTAAATGTCGTTGGTTATGATTTAATGAAAATAAAAAATCGTAATGTGCCTTTATTGCGTCGTGAAATCGGCATTGTCTTCCAGGATTATAAACTATTACACCAAAAAACGGTTTACGAGAACGTAGCGTATGCAATGCAGGTTATTGGTAAGAAGCCTCGTGAAATTAAACGTCGTGTAATGGAAGTATTAGATTTAGTAGGATTAAGACATAAAGTACGTGTTTTCCCCAATGAGCTTTCTGGTGGAGAACAACAACGTGTGGCAATTGCTAGAGCCATTGTGAATACACCAAAATTGTTAATAGCAGATGAACCAACAGGTAACTTAGATCCTGAAAATTCATGGGAAATCATGAATTTACTTGAAAAGATTAATATCCAAGGAACAACTGTTGTCATGGCAACACACAATAGTAACATTGTAAACACGATTACTCATCGCGTTATTGCGATTGAAAATGGTCGAATTATCCGAGATCAATTGGAAGGAGAATACGGCTACGATGATTAG
- the prfB gene encoding peptide chain release factor 2 (programmed frameshift): MELSDLKNELQATGKKIADFRGSLDLDQLEEMIADFDYQMGQPTFWDDNQAAQKVINASNELKDKYQKFMSLSEEQDELMMMLEMIQEEPDEEIKTELIESLATYKQKLAAYELAQLLDGPYDKNNAILEIHPGAGGTESQDWGEMLLRMYTRWATQHDYKVEYLDYQAGDEAGIKSVTLLISGLNAYGYLKAEMGVHRLVRISPFDSNARRHTSFCSIDVMPELNDEIEIDINTDDLKIDTYRASGAGGQHINKTESAVRITHLPTGVVVASQAQRSQLKNREQAMGMLKAKLYQLELEKKAQEEAEIRGETKEIGWGSQIRSYVFHPYSMIKDHRTDYEVGNVQPVMDGDLDGFIDAYLRSSLAN; the protein is encoded by the exons ATGGAACTTTCAGATTTAAAAAATGAACTACAAGCAACTGGTAAAAAAATAGCCGATTTTAGGGGGTCTCTT GACTTAGATCAACTTGAAGAAATGATTGCTGATTTTGATTATCAAATGGGGCAACCAACTTTCTGGGATGATAATCAGGCGGCTCAAAAAGTGATTAACGCGTCTAACGAATTAAAAGATAAGTATCAAAAATTTATGTCACTTTCAGAAGAACAAGATGAATTGATGATGATGTTAGAAATGATTCAAGAAGAGCCGGATGAAGAAATAAAAACAGAATTAATCGAAAGTCTAGCCACCTATAAACAAAAATTAGCCGCCTATGAATTAGCTCAATTACTAGATGGCCCATACGATAAGAATAATGCCATCTTAGAAATCCATCCTGGAGCAGGTGGAACAGAATCTCAAGATTGGGGCGAAATGCTTTTGCGTATGTATACACGATGGGCAACTCAGCACGACTATAAAGTGGAATACTTAGATTATCAAGCTGGAGATGAGGCGGGTATTAAGAGTGTGACCTTATTAATTAGCGGATTGAATGCCTATGGTTATTTAAAAGCTGAAATGGGTGTTCATCGTTTGGTCAGAATTTCTCCATTTGATTCTAATGCACGTCGTCATACTTCATTTTGTTCTATTGATGTCATGCCGGAACTAAATGATGAAATTGAAATTGATATTAACACGGATGATTTAAAGATAGATACGTATCGTGCTAGTGGCGCAGGTGGGCAACATATCAATAAAACGGAATCTGCCGTTCGTATTACCCATTTACCTACGGGTGTGGTGGTTGCAAGTCAAGCACAACGTTCACAGTTAAAAAACCGTGAGCAAGCAATGGGAATGTTAAAAGCTAAATTATATCAATTAGAATTAGAGAAAAAAGCACAAGAAGAAGCTGAAATAAGAGGGGAAACAAAAGAAATCGGATGGGGTTCTCAAATTCGTTCGTATGTTTTCCATCCGTATTCGATGATTAAAGATCACAGAACGGATTATGAAGTTGGTAATGTTCAACCCGTTATGGATGGAGATTTAGACGGCTTTATTGATGCGTATTTACGTTCTAGTCTTGCAAATTAG